From Quercus lobata isolate SW786 chromosome 1, ValleyOak3.0 Primary Assembly, whole genome shotgun sequence, one genomic window encodes:
- the LOC115974465 gene encoding fruit protein pKIWI502, translating to MSVTTSLSLSPHAHLSPLLPPMSILRRLNLHNHLNLRSRSRSRNHRLFRSLAVAAVRQDTTVWTQAPLTEIEPAAESLFHVTIDVSDAPDLAVSHTRPGQYLQLRVPDVEKPSFLAIASPPSLSEARGAFEFLVKSVAGSTAELLCGLKKGDVVELSQVMGRGFDIDRVDPPESFPTLLIFATGSGISSIRSLIESGFSADKRSDVRLYYGARNLKRMAYQDRFKDWESSGVKIVPVLSQPDGNWTGESGYVQAAFTRAKQIYSPQSTGVVLCGQKQMTEEITSILVADGVSSEKILKNF from the exons atGTCTGTtactacctctctctctctctcgcccCATGCGCACCTTAGCCCACTCCTCCCTCCCATGTCTATTTTACGCCGCCTCAACCTCCACAACCACCTAAATCTCCGTAGCCGTAGCCGTAGCCGTAACCACCGCCTCTTTAGAAGCTTAGCCGTCGCAGCCGTACGTCAAGACACCACAGTCTGGACGCAAGCTCCGCTCACGGAAATCGAGCCCGCCGCCGAGTCCTTGTTCCACGTCACCATCGACGTGTCCGACGCGCCGGACCTCGCCGTGTCCCACACTCGCCCGGGGCAGTACCTTCAGCTCCGGGTCCCCGACGTCGAAAAGCCTTCCTTCCTAGCCATCGCGTCGCCGCCTTCGCTCTCGGAAGCGCGCGGCGCATTCGAGTTCCTGGTGAAGAGTGTGGCTGGCTCCACCGCTGAGCTCCTCTGTGGATTGAAGAAAGGCGATGTGGTTGAGCTCAGCCAGGTCATGGGACGTGGATTCGATATCGATCGGGTCGACCCGCCCGAGTCATTTCCTACGCTTCTCATTTTCGCCACTGGATCCGGAATTAG TTCAATCCGGTCTCTCATTGAGTCAGGATTTAGTGCTGATAAGAGATCTGATGTGAGGCTTTATTATGGGGCAAGAAACCTTAAGCGAATGGCTTATCag GATAGATTTAAAGATTGGGAATCTTCTGGGGTTAAGATTGTGCCTGTTTTATCACAACCAGATGGCAACTGGACGGGTGAAAGTGGCTATGTACAG GCTGCTTTTACTAGAGCCAAGCAAATTTACAGCCCTCAATCTACTGGTGTTGTGCTCTGTGGGCAGAAACAGATGACTGAG GAAATTACTTCAATTCTTGTAGCAGATGGCGTGTCAAGTGAGAAGATATTAAAGAACTTTTGA